The Bacillus thermozeamaize nucleotide sequence CGCAACCAACACCCGGTCCAAATCGATCCCTGTTTGTACGCCCATCTCATGCAGGGCGTGAACAAAATCTTCGGTCGGCATATTCCCTGTTGCCCCCGGTGCATAGGGACATCCCCCCAATCCGGCGGTGGAACTGTCAAACCTTGTCACACCTTGTTGCATGGCGGCAATCGCGTTGGCAAGCGCCATGTCCCGCGTGTTATGCAAATGCATGCTGAAAGTCATATCAGGAAATTGCTCTCGCAACACTTCCAGCGTTTGGCTCACCTGCAGCGGATTGCCCATCCCCGTCGTATCTGCCAGTGACACTTCTTCAATACCGTATTCCTGGTAACGCTTTATGATCTTCAGAAGTTGGGAAACCGGTGTTTTGCCCTCATGCGGGCAACCGAAGGCCACGGAAATGGACCCGCCAACCTGAACCCCATGCTTTGCCGCCAACTCGATCACCTGCGCGATATTGTTCAATGCTTCTTCCACACTGCAGTTGGCGTTTGCCCGGCTGTGGGATTCGGTGGCCGACAGCATGAGTTTCAGCTTCTTCACTCCCACCGAGATGGCCCTTTCGGCGCCGCGCAGATTGGGGACAAGCGCACGGAACTGCACGCCAAGGTGGCGGGTCCGGGCCACCACTTCCTCCGCGTCCCTCAACTGCGGAATGGCCCGCGGATGAACAAAGGAAGTCACTTCAATCTGCGGCACGCCGCTCGCGGCGATGGCTTCAATGATCCTCACCTTTTGATCTGTGGGAATCCATTCCTTCTCCATTTGAAAACCATCGCGCGGACAGACGTCACAGATGATCACTTTTTCAGGCAATTTCATAAACTTTCTCCCCGCTCCCGTCATTCAAATAATTCCCTCGGATTTAAGCGCCGCCAATTCCTCTGGGGACAGTCCCAATTCATGAACGTAAATTTCTTCGTTATGCTCCCCCAGCTCAGGCGCACGGAAACGAATCGCGCCAGGCGTCTGGGAAAATTTGGGGACGACCCCAGGAACTTTTATCTTCCCCAACCGTGGGTGATCCACTTCAACAATATTCTCCCTGGCCTGGTACTGGGGATCATGAAAAATATCTTCAATGCTGTAAATCGGGCTTATGGGAACACCGGCCGAGTCAAGAATTTCCATAACCTCTTTTTGCGTATGGGATGCGATCCATTCGCTTACAATCGCTTGCACGGCATCATCATTTTTTAAGCGGGCAGAATTGGTGTAAAAACGCGGATCGTTTAACATGTCCTCGCGGCCCATCGCTTTCGCTAACCGTTCAAATGTGGGATCTGTGCTTGTGACCAGCACCAGCCATTTGCCATCTTTTGTCTGATAGGTGCCCGCCGGGCTGGAATGGCCGGCAAGGCCTGGACTGCGCTCACGAATCTTCCCCAACTGGTCATATTCTGCAACCAAAAATTCCATCATACGAAACATGGATTCATAAAGCCCCATTTCCACTTCCTGTCCTTCGGGGACCTGGTGCACATCCCGGTAATACAGCGCCGCGGTGGTGGCGTAGGCGACAAAAATGCCGGTGACGTAATCTGTCAACGAAAAAGAGGGCGACACCGGAGGGCGATCCTTATATCCTTGAAGATAGGTGTAACCGCTGAAAGCCGTCGCAGGCGTCCCAAACCCCGCTTTGTTGCGGTAAGGTCCCGTCTGCCCGTAACCGGATACGCGAACCACGATCAATTTCGGA carries:
- a CDS encoding hydroxymethylglutaryl-CoA lyase, whose amino-acid sequence is MTGAGRKFMKLPEKVIICDVCPRDGFQMEKEWIPTDQKVRIIEAIAASGVPQIEVTSFVHPRAIPQLRDAEEVVARTRHLGVQFRALVPNLRGAERAISVGVKKLKLMLSATESHSRANANCSVEEALNNIAQVIELAAKHGVQVGGSISVAFGCPHEGKTPVSQLLKIIKRYQEYGIEEVSLADTTGMGNPLQVSQTLEVLREQFPDMTFSMHLHNTRDMALANAIAAMQQGVTRFDSSTAGLGGCPYAPGATGNMPTEDFVHALHEMGVQTGIDLDRVLVAARLIRDIVGHDGGSFLLKAGKNSDLHAAPEQQRKLS
- a CDS encoding formyl-CoA transferase, with amino-acid sequence MSRASAGNQEKFGPLHGVRILDVSTMIAAPFGATLLGDLGADVIKVELPGKGDTLRNVGPWKGEEPLRWPGMSRNKKSVTLDIRTEKGQALFKRLCAKADVLIENFRPGTLDRWNLDYETLKGVNPKLIVVRVSGYGQTGPYRNKAGFGTPATAFSGYTYLQGYKDRPPVSPSFSLTDYVTGIFVAYATTAALYYRDVHQVPEGQEVEMGLYESMFRMMEFLVAEYDQLGKIRERSPGLAGHSSPAGTYQTKDGKWLVLVTSTDPTFERLAKAMGREDMLNDPRFYTNSARLKNDDAVQAIVSEWIASHTQKEVMEILDSAGVPISPIYSIEDIFHDPQYQARENIVEVDHPRLGKIKVPGVVPKFSQTPGAIRFRAPELGEHNEEIYVHELGLSPEELAALKSEGII